A portion of the Bifidobacterium bifidum ATCC 29521 = JCM 1255 = DSM 20456 genome contains these proteins:
- a CDS encoding 3-deoxy-7-phosphoheptulonate synthase: protein MQQQNMGERTPQGTPRHAGPKPLNTPEELRAIRQAMDEGKNPLLATGVPRWEDQVGVSRIINRRVLELEPLPTPAQVLAELPLDSAAQEIVAYSRDEIRACLYGQDDRLLVIVGPCSVHDPNAALDYAHRLSKVMKETEGELLIVMRVYFEKPRTTVGWKGLINDPDIDGSHNIRKGLLLARKTLIGVLGEGLAAATEFLEPTSPQFISDAVSWGAIGARNTESQVHRQLASGMSMPIGFKNATDGSVKAAVNGCYASAQQHTFFGIDHMGRACAVETLGNPDCHVVLRGSIHGPNYDTASVRRAMDDVRAMMPAESAATHGLIIDCSHGNSGKDEHRQAEVVRDIARRIADGEEGITGIMMESFIESGNQPAAPLDQLVYGKSITDRCIGWDETERLLHELADAVSARRWR from the coding sequence ATGCAGCAGCAGAACATGGGAGAGCGTACGCCGCAGGGCACGCCGCGTCACGCCGGCCCGAAGCCGCTGAACACGCCGGAGGAGCTGCGGGCCATCCGGCAGGCCATGGACGAGGGCAAGAACCCGCTGCTCGCCACGGGCGTGCCGCGCTGGGAGGATCAGGTGGGCGTCAGCCGTATCATCAACCGCCGTGTGCTGGAGCTCGAACCGCTGCCCACCCCGGCCCAGGTGTTGGCGGAACTGCCTCTTGACTCCGCCGCGCAGGAGATCGTCGCCTACTCGCGCGACGAGATACGCGCCTGCCTGTATGGGCAGGACGACCGTCTGCTCGTCATCGTCGGCCCCTGCTCGGTGCACGACCCGAACGCCGCGCTCGACTACGCGCACCGGCTGTCGAAGGTGATGAAGGAGACCGAAGGCGAACTGCTCATCGTGATGCGCGTGTACTTCGAGAAGCCGCGAACGACGGTTGGCTGGAAGGGGCTGATCAACGACCCCGACATCGACGGCAGCCACAACATCCGCAAGGGCCTGCTGCTCGCGCGCAAGACGCTGATCGGCGTGCTGGGCGAAGGACTCGCCGCCGCCACGGAATTCCTGGAGCCCACCAGCCCCCAGTTCATCTCCGACGCGGTCAGCTGGGGCGCGATCGGCGCCCGCAACACCGAATCGCAGGTCCACCGCCAGCTCGCCAGCGGCATGTCGATGCCGATCGGATTCAAGAACGCGACCGACGGGTCCGTCAAGGCCGCCGTCAACGGCTGCTACGCCTCCGCGCAGCAGCACACGTTCTTCGGCATCGACCACATGGGCCGGGCCTGCGCGGTGGAGACGCTCGGCAACCCGGACTGCCACGTGGTGCTGCGCGGCTCGATCCACGGGCCGAACTACGACACCGCATCCGTGCGCCGTGCGATGGACGACGTGCGCGCGATGATGCCGGCAGAATCTGCCGCCACCCACGGGCTCATCATCGACTGCTCGCACGGCAACTCCGGCAAGGACGAGCACCGGCAGGCAGAGGTCGTGCGAGACATCGCCCGGCGCATAGCCGATGGCGAGGAAGGCATCACCGGCATCATGATGGAAAGCTTCATCGAAAGCGGCAACCAGCCGGCGGCCCCGCTCGACCAACTGGTCTACGGCAAGTCGATCACCGACCGCTGCATCGGCTGGGACGAGACGGAACGGCTGCTGCACGAGCTCGCCGACGCGGTGTCCGCCCGGCGCTGGCGCTGA
- a CDS encoding ArsR/SmtB family transcription factor, translating into MAQASDTAQPQTPPRRDNPATVTDTNRLKALSHPTRLRILTVMSDTEPVTVGQIAEQLGESAGTVSYHLKQLEKAGFVTQTPSPDGDNRRSCWLAAQRRLEINADAAVDSAMATTMDQVSSTLRQEAWQRYRSASDNLPKQWTDPTVTSSSVLRLTSEEYARMSQELRELFNTWTSRDLAHEEGDGSQPVMLNIDAFRWLP; encoded by the coding sequence ATGGCACAGGCTTCCGACACGGCGCAACCGCAGACGCCGCCCCGCCGCGACAACCCCGCGACAGTCACCGACACGAACCGCCTGAAGGCGCTGTCGCACCCCACACGACTGCGCATACTGACCGTGATGAGCGACACCGAACCCGTCACGGTCGGCCAGATCGCCGAACAGCTCGGAGAATCGGCCGGAACGGTCAGCTATCACCTGAAACAGCTCGAAAAGGCCGGATTCGTCACGCAAACGCCATCACCCGACGGAGACAACCGCAGAAGCTGCTGGCTGGCCGCCCAACGCAGACTGGAAATCAACGCGGACGCGGCCGTCGATTCGGCAATGGCGACGACAATGGATCAGGTCAGCTCCACGCTTCGGCAAGAGGCATGGCAGCGATACAGGTCGGCCTCTGACAACCTGCCCAAACAGTGGACGGACCCAACGGTGACGAGCAGCAGCGTGCTGCGGCTGACAAGCGAGGAATACGCGCGCATGTCACAGGAGTTGCGCGAGCTCTTCAACACATGGACATCACGCGACCTCGCACACGAGGAAGGGGACGGCTCGCAACCCGTCATGCTCAACATCGACGCCTTCAGATGGCTGCCATAA